The proteins below are encoded in one region of Bacillus alveayuensis:
- a CDS encoding hypothetical protein (product_source=Hypo-rule applied; pfam=PF10747; superfamily=144292), with product MRHFYLYLIKEEFANHFFGREFKIFRLFQDYIWTSSDHHVYHVLKQQVEYVTKTIPVIYLDEWMKTFLSKREDYQHVSSIHKIYLSNKRGNATLLLKDRHIEITSSGSYEAETVFFEILRKFNSCFLAMDFQNEQYGWLNPIKKRNFV from the coding sequence ATGAGGCACTTTTATCTTTATTTAATTAAAGAGGAGTTCGCTAATCATTTTTTCGGTCGTGAATTTAAGATCTTTCGCTTATTTCAAGATTATATTTGGACAAGCAGCGACCATCATGTTTATCACGTGTTAAAACAGCAAGTAGAGTATGTAACAAAAACGATTCCTGTCATTTATTTAGATGAATGGATGAAAACTTTTTTGTCTAAACGGGAAGACTATCAGCATGTTTCGTCTATCCATAAAATTTATTTATCGAATAAACGCGGAAATGCAACATTATTATTAAAAGATCGACATATAGAAATTACCTCATCTGGTAGTTATGAAGCAGAGACTGTATTTTTTGAAATATTAAGAAAATTTAATTCCTGCTTCCTAGCAATGGACTTTCAAAATGAGCAATATGGTTGGTTAAATCCGATAAAGAAAAGAAATTTTGTTTAA
- a CDS encoding uncharacterized protein YneF (UPF0154 family) (product_source=COG3763; cath_funfam=1.10.1200.80; cog=COG3763; ko=KO:K09976; pfam=PF03672; superfamily=81333; transmembrane_helix_parts=Outside_1_3,TMhelix_4_26,Inside_27_72), whose amino-acid sequence MELWLAIVIAILALLVGVALGFFIARKYMMNYLKKNPPINEQMLKMMMMQMGMKPSQKKINQMMKAMNNQLK is encoded by the coding sequence ATGGAACTTTGGTTAGCGATTGTCATCGCTATTCTAGCACTACTTGTTGGAGTAGCGTTAGGTTTTTTTATCGCTCGAAAATATATGATGAATTATTTAAAGAAAAACCCGCCTATTAACGAACAAATGCTGAAAATGATGATGATGCAAATGGGCATGAAGCCGTCGCAAAAGAAAATCAACCAAATGATGAAAGCGATGAACAATCAATTAAAATAA